In Bdellovibrionales bacterium, the following proteins share a genomic window:
- the tuf gene encoding elongation factor Tu, with amino-acid sequence MSKEKFERNKPHVNIGTIGHVDHGKTTLTAAITKVMSEAYGKGSAIAFDQIDKAPEERERGITISTSHVEYESAKRHYAHVDCPGHADYVKNMITGAAQMDGAILVVSAADGPMPQTREHILLARQVGVPAIVVFMNKVDMVDDAELLELVELEIRELLAKYEFPGDDIPIVKGSALKALEGDKSEIGAPSVIKLLEEVDRYIPEPQRLTEKPFLMPIEDVFSISGRGTVVTGRIERGIAKVGDEVEIIGLRPTSKTTITGIEMFRKILDEGRAGDNAGLLLRGTKKEDVERGQVLAIPGTITPHKKFKCEAYILTKEEGGRHTPFFNGYRPQFYFRTTDVTGVVTLKAGTEMVMPGDRVEMNVELIGPIAMEKELRFAIREGGRTVGAGVVTEVVE; translated from the coding sequence ATGTCCAAAGAAAAATTTGAGCGGAATAAGCCGCACGTAAATATCGGTACCATCGGTCACGTCGACCACGGTAAAACGACTCTGACAGCAGCGATTACCAAAGTGATGTCAGAAGCATACGGAAAAGGTTCGGCCATTGCGTTCGATCAGATCGACAAGGCTCCAGAGGAGAGAGAGCGTGGTATTACCATCTCTACTTCACACGTGGAGTATGAGAGCGCCAAACGCCACTATGCCCACGTCGATTGCCCCGGCCACGCTGACTATGTTAAAAACATGATCACGGGAGCTGCGCAGATGGACGGGGCCATTTTAGTGGTTTCTGCTGCTGACGGTCCGATGCCTCAAACCCGCGAGCATATTCTTCTTGCTCGTCAGGTGGGAGTTCCCGCTATCGTGGTCTTCATGAATAAAGTTGACATGGTTGACGATGCTGAGCTTTTGGAGCTCGTTGAGCTCGAAATTCGGGAGCTTCTCGCAAAGTATGAATTCCCTGGAGATGATATCCCAATTGTAAAAGGCTCCGCCTTAAAAGCCCTTGAGGGTGATAAAAGCGAAATTGGGGCTCCTTCGGTCATCAAACTTCTCGAGGAGGTTGATCGCTATATTCCAGAGCCTCAGCGATTGACAGAGAAGCCATTTTTGATGCCCATCGAAGATGTGTTTTCTATTTCTGGTCGAGGAACAGTGGTCACTGGTCGAATTGAGCGCGGAATTGCAAAAGTGGGAGACGAGGTCGAGATTATTGGCCTTCGCCCTACCTCTAAGACGACCATTACTGGAATCGAAATGTTTCGTAAGATTCTAGATGAGGGACGTGCTGGTGATAATGCGGGTCTTCTCCTTCGCGGTACGAAGAAGGAAGATGTGGAGCGAGGCCAAGTTCTTGCTATTCCAGGCACGATCACTCCGCACAAAAAATTTAAGTGTGAAGCCTATATTTTGACGAAGGAAGAGGGAGGTCGGCACACTCCATTCTTTAACGGCTACCGTCCTCAGTTCTACTTCAGAACGACTGACGTGACTGGAGTTGTTACTCTTAAAGCTGGAACCGAAATGGTGATGCCAGGCGACCGAGTTGAAATGAACGTTGAATTGATTGGCCCTATCGCGATGGAGAAGGAACTTCGTTTTGCGATTCGCGAAGGTGGCCGAACTGTTGGTGCAGGTGTGGTGACTGAAGTCGTTGAGTAG
- the secE gene encoding preprotein translocase subunit SecE, giving the protein MEKQNKKVLSVSFIVMAFVVALVVDVVMESLAASFGAVARIRSIDLVSHGLPIGVGLLTFLFLQFNKKVLLWGDEVVVEIRKVVWPSRRDTTAMTIVTCVMLVISGILLGVFDFVAGNLIKMILN; this is encoded by the coding sequence GTGGAAAAGCAAAATAAAAAGGTACTATCTGTCTCCTTTATTGTGATGGCATTTGTTGTCGCCCTCGTCGTTGACGTGGTGATGGAATCACTGGCTGCATCATTTGGGGCGGTGGCACGAATAAGGTCTATAGACCTCGTGTCTCATGGTTTGCCCATCGGGGTCGGACTTTTGACTTTTCTTTTTTTGCAGTTCAATAAGAAAGTATTGTTGTGGGGCGACGAGGTGGTCGTTGAGATCCGCAAGGTTGTGTGGCCCTCACGGCGGGACACGACAGCGATGACAATTGTAACCTGCGTTATGTTGGTGATTTCGGGCATCCTTTTGGGCGTGTTTGATTTTGT